From the Armatimonadota bacterium genome, one window contains:
- the ispG gene encoding flavodoxin-dependent (E)-4-hydroxy-3-methylbut-2-enyl-diphosphate synthase, whose translation MCERRKTRQVRVGDLLIGGNAPVSVQSMTNTPTRDVAATVAQIERLQEAGCDLVRVAVPDREAADALARIKERILIPLAADVHFDYKLALAAIKQGVDKLRLNPGNIRDPEKIGLIADRARERGIPIRIGVNAGSIDRKRYGLTPEGLVQSALDEIALLESRGFTDIVVSLKAFDVPMTIEAYRLMSERAAYPLHLGITEAGLAWHGTIRSSVGIGALLAMGIGDTLRVSLTADPIEEVRVGIEILKSLGMRKTGFTLISCPTCARCGIDLVGIATEVERRLAEMKDLEPITVAVMGCEVNGPGEAREADVGVAGSKDGGVIFAGGQALRKVSSAEMVNELLSEVRRVAGKR comes from the coding sequence GTGTGTGAGAGGCGGAAGACGAGACAAGTCCGGGTGGGCGACCTGCTGATCGGCGGGAACGCGCCGGTGTCGGTGCAGTCCATGACGAACACCCCGACGAGGGACGTCGCCGCCACGGTCGCCCAGATCGAGCGCCTGCAGGAAGCCGGATGCGACCTTGTGAGAGTCGCCGTGCCTGACCGGGAAGCCGCCGATGCGCTAGCCCGGATCAAGGAACGCATACTCATACCTCTCGCGGCCGATGTCCACTTCGACTACAAGCTCGCACTCGCCGCCATCAAGCAGGGCGTAGACAAACTCCGGCTCAACCCCGGCAACATCAGAGATCCGGAGAAGATCGGGCTGATCGCCGACCGCGCCAGGGAGCGCGGCATCCCCATCCGCATCGGGGTCAACGCCGGCTCGATCGACCGCAAGCGCTATGGACTCACTCCCGAGGGCCTCGTTCAGAGCGCATTGGACGAGATCGCCCTGCTCGAATCGAGGGGTTTCACCGACATAGTCGTCAGCCTCAAGGCGTTCGACGTGCCGATGACAATCGAGGCCTACCGTCTTATGTCGGAGAGAGCAGCCTATCCATTGCACCTCGGCATCACGGAGGCCGGGCTCGCATGGCACGGCACGATCCGCTCCTCGGTCGGGATCGGCGCGCTGCTGGCGATGGGCATCGGCGACACGCTCCGGGTCTCGCTCACGGCCGATCCGATCGAAGAGGTGCGAGTCGGCATCGAGATTCTGAAGTCGCTCGGTATGCGGAAGACAGGGTTCACGCTGATCTCGTGCCCGACCTGCGCCCGGTGCGGGATTGACCTCGTCGGCATCGCGACCGAGGTCGAGCGGCGGCTCGCCGAGATGAAGGACCTGGAGCCGATCACGGTCGCGGTCATGGGCTGTGAAGTGAACGGTCCGGGCGAGGCGCGGGAGGCGGATGTCGGCGTCGCGGGCTCGAAGGACGGCGGGGTGATATTCGCCGGCGGACAGGCGCTCCGCAAGGTGTCCTCGGCGGAGATGGTGAACGAACTCCTGTCGGAAGTGCGCAGGGTCGCCGGAAAGAGGTAA
- a CDS encoding N-acetyltransferase, with protein sequence MEIRKATIADVAEMQRLINAFADRGELLHRSLNQLYENIRDFYVLEEEGRVLGTCALHVNWGDLAEIMALTVDESCQGRGLGRRLIEACLDESRALGIYRVFALTYKPEFFVKHGFRYIEKSDLPQKVWTECINCVKFPDCGEVAVIRDLE encoded by the coding sequence ATGGAGATTCGGAAGGCAACGATCGCGGACGTGGCTGAGATGCAGCGGCTGATCAACGCGTTCGCGGACAGGGGCGAGCTTCTGCACCGCTCGCTCAACCAGCTCTACGAGAACATCCGCGACTTCTACGTCCTGGAGGAAGAGGGCCGCGTGCTCGGCACCTGCGCGCTCCACGTTAACTGGGGCGACCTGGCGGAGATCATGGCGCTGACGGTGGACGAATCGTGCCAGGGGCGCGGGCTCGGGCGGCGGCTGATCGAAGCGTGTCTCGACGAATCGCGGGCGCTCGGGATATACCGGGTCTTCGCGCTCACCTACAAGCCGGAGTTCTTCGTGAAGCACGGGTTCCGATACATCGAGAAGTCGGACCTGCCTCAGAAGGTCTGGACGGAGTGCATCAACTGCGTCAAGTTCCCCGACTGCGGCGAAGTCGCGGTCATCCGAGACCTGGAGTAG
- a CDS encoding type II toxin-antitoxin system RelE/ParE family toxin, whose translation MARLIWSPEAVKDLEGICEYIARDSMHYARVFAMRVISLAEQIADQPMAGRVVPEYQSEHLRERILQNYRIVYRVKTDTVEIAAVVHGARLMFGSPADSGG comes from the coding sequence ATGGCTCGACTGATCTGGTCCCCAGAGGCAGTGAAGGACCTTGAGGGGATTTGCGAGTACATCGCCAGAGACTCCATGCACTACGCGCGTGTATTCGCAATGCGGGTAATCTCGCTGGCGGAACAGATTGCCGATCAGCCGATGGCGGGCAGGGTCGTCCCCGAATACCAATCGGAGCATCTGCGCGAGAGGATACTCCAGAACTATCGCATTGTGTACCGCGTGAAGACCGATACAGTTGAAATCGCCGCTGTTGTGCACGGTGCCAGACTCATGTTCGGCTCACCCGCAGATTCAGGCGGCTAG